In Rhodamnia argentea isolate NSW1041297 chromosome 4, ASM2092103v1, whole genome shotgun sequence, the following proteins share a genomic window:
- the LOC115748843 gene encoding uncharacterized protein LOC115748843 produces the protein MEDNQLDIDWEDVVCPICLDYPHNGVLLRCSSYDKGCRPFVCDTDHLHSNCLDRFRSAYGVISSSSPETSSTSKTEPVELDNNCRPTCPLCRGEVTGWVVIDEARVILDDKKRCCDEFRCLFSGTYSELQKHAQVEHPHARPSKIDPARQLDWENFQQSSEIIDVLSTIHSEVPRGVVLGDYVIDYGDNDTGDEFEDFPGDEGNWWTSCILYQVFDNFRSSRNRRRSRVGDTRRGTRHSTYDTSNSDEGSVTSVEYADYRLDDMDDEFVSARGSSRGSSRHRSSRRRRSRFYDN, from the exons ATGGAGGATAATCAGTTGGATATTGACTGGGAAGATGTGGTTTGTCCTATATGTTTAGATTATCCTCACAATGGTGTTCTTCTCCGGTGCTCGTCTTATGACAAAGGCTGCCGTCCCTTTGTATGTGATACAGATCATTTGCACTCcaactgtttggaccggtttaGAAGTGCATATGGTGTGATATCTTCTTCGTCTCCTGAAACTTCTTCTACATCCAAAACAGAGCCCGTGGAATTGGATAACAACTGTAGGCCGACCTGCCCGTTGTGTAGAGGAGAAGTTACTGGATGGGTTGTTATTGATGAAGCTCGTGTTATTCTAGACGATAAGAAGCGTTGTTGTGATGAGTTCCGATGTCTGTTTAGTGGAACCTACTCTGAGTTGCAGAAGCATGCTCAAGTAGAGCATCCTCATGCTCGGCCCTCAAAGATCGATCCTGCTCGGCAGCTTGATTGGGAGAATTTCCAGCAATCATCAGAGATCATAGATGTCTTGAGCACTATCCATTCAGAAGTTCCCCGAGGTGTAGTTTTGGGTGATTACGTTATTGATTACGGTGACAATGATACTGGCGATGAGTTTGAGGACTTCCCAGGTGATGAAGGCAATTGGTGGACATCATGTATATTATATCAGGTATTTGATAACTTTAGGAGTTCTAGGAACAGAAGAAGGTCAAGAGTTGGTGATACAAGAAGAGGAACTCGACATTCTACATATGACACATCAAATTCTGATGAAGGTTCTGTGACATCTGTGGAGTATGCAGATTACCGACTAGATGATATGGATGATGAGTTTGTCAGTGCTAGGGGTTCCTCAAGGGGTAGCTCTAGGCATCGCAG CTCCCGGAGGCGGCGGTCTCGCTTCTATGATAACTAG
- the LOC115748818 gene encoding replication protein A 32 kDa subunit A-like isoform X1, whose amino-acid sequence MMFSSSQFDGFVPSQSTQTADSASPNPSKSWGTQGLIPVTVKQLSEAHQSGDEKSNFSIDGVDVTNVTLVGMVSEKTERVTDVSFALDDGTGRVECRRWLNESSDTKEMEEIHDGLYVRLVGHLRSSQGKKQLVAFAVRPVTNFDEVTFHFIDCIHQHLQKCRVKLQGDANAHSQMEDFSTSTPMRNISNGSQVAPTNEISGQLSVDGLKGSDQKVLEFLQQNYAQEKGVHRDEIAQQLKIPVNKIMESIRTLEEEGLIYSTIDEYHYKSTTDA is encoded by the exons ATGATGTTCTCCAGCAGCCAATTCGACGGCTTCGTGCCTTCCCAGTCAACTCAGACTGCCGATTCCGCTTCTCCTAACCCCTCCAAG AGCTGGGGGACGCAGGGGCTGATCCCTGTCACGGTGAAGCAGTTGAGCGAAGCCCATCAATCTGGGGACGAGAAATCGAACTTCTCCATCGACGGCGTCGACGTGACCAAT GTCACGCTGGTCGGGATGGTGTCTGAGAAAACCGAGAGAGTAACGGACGTGAGCTTCGCTTTGGATGACGGGACTGGACGAGTTGAATGCAGAAGATG GTTGAATGAAAGTTCAGACACCAAGGAAATGGAAGAAATTCA TGATGGTCTATACGTTCGTCTTGTTGGGCACCTAAGAAGTTCTCAGGGGAAAAAGCAACTCGTGGCCTTTGCTGTTAG GCCTGTGACCAACTTTGATGAAGTTACATTCCACTTTATTGATTGCATACACCAGCATTTACAGAAGTGCAGAGTAAAG TTGCAGGGTGATGCGAATGCTCATTCCCAAATGGAAGATTTTTCCACAAGCACTCCAATGAGGAACATATCAAATGGGTCTCAGGTAGCTCCCACAAACGAA ATCTCTGGACAATTATCTGTCGATGGACTCAAGGGCTCTGACCAGAAGGTCCTTGAATTTCTACAACAAAACTA TGCACAAGAGAAGGGTGTCCACAGAGATGAAATTGCGCAACAACTGAAAATTCCTGTCAATAAGATcat GGAATCAATCAGGACTCTTGAAGAGGAAGGCTTGATATATTCAACTATCGACGAATATCACTATAAATCAACTACGGATGCTTAA
- the LOC115748818 gene encoding replication protein A 32 kDa subunit A-like isoform X2 translates to MMFSSSQFDGFVPSQSTQTADSASPNPSKSWGTQGLIPVTVKQLSEAHQSGDEKSNFSIDGVDVTNVTLVGMVSEKTERVTDVSFALDDGTGRVECRRWLNESSDTKEMEEIHDGLYVRLVGHLRSSQGKKQLVAFAVRPVTNFDEVTFHFIDCIHQHLQKCRVKGDANAHSQMEDFSTSTPMRNISNGSQVAPTNEISGQLSVDGLKGSDQKVLEFLQQNYAQEKGVHRDEIAQQLKIPVNKIMESIRTLEEEGLIYSTIDEYHYKSTTDA, encoded by the exons ATGATGTTCTCCAGCAGCCAATTCGACGGCTTCGTGCCTTCCCAGTCAACTCAGACTGCCGATTCCGCTTCTCCTAACCCCTCCAAG AGCTGGGGGACGCAGGGGCTGATCCCTGTCACGGTGAAGCAGTTGAGCGAAGCCCATCAATCTGGGGACGAGAAATCGAACTTCTCCATCGACGGCGTCGACGTGACCAAT GTCACGCTGGTCGGGATGGTGTCTGAGAAAACCGAGAGAGTAACGGACGTGAGCTTCGCTTTGGATGACGGGACTGGACGAGTTGAATGCAGAAGATG GTTGAATGAAAGTTCAGACACCAAGGAAATGGAAGAAATTCA TGATGGTCTATACGTTCGTCTTGTTGGGCACCTAAGAAGTTCTCAGGGGAAAAAGCAACTCGTGGCCTTTGCTGTTAG GCCTGTGACCAACTTTGATGAAGTTACATTCCACTTTATTGATTGCATACACCAGCATTTACAGAAGTGCAGAGTAAAG GGTGATGCGAATGCTCATTCCCAAATGGAAGATTTTTCCACAAGCACTCCAATGAGGAACATATCAAATGGGTCTCAGGTAGCTCCCACAAACGAA ATCTCTGGACAATTATCTGTCGATGGACTCAAGGGCTCTGACCAGAAGGTCCTTGAATTTCTACAACAAAACTA TGCACAAGAGAAGGGTGTCCACAGAGATGAAATTGCGCAACAACTGAAAATTCCTGTCAATAAGATcat GGAATCAATCAGGACTCTTGAAGAGGAAGGCTTGATATATTCAACTATCGACGAATATCACTATAAATCAACTACGGATGCTTAA
- the LOC115748818 gene encoding replication protein A 32 kDa subunit A-like isoform X3, with amino-acid sequence MMFSSSQFDGFVPSQSTQTADSASPNPSKSWGTQGLIPVTVKQLSEAHQSGDEKSNFSIDGVDVTNVTLVGMVSEKTERVTDVSFALDDGTGRVECRRWLNESSDTKEMEEIHDGLYVRLVGHLRSSQGKKQLVAFAVRPVTNFDEVTFHFIDCIHQHLQKCRVKGDANAHSQMEDFSTSTPMRNISNGSQISGQLSVDGLKGSDQKVLEFLQQNYAQEKGVHRDEIAQQLKIPVNKIMESIRTLEEEGLIYSTIDEYHYKSTTDA; translated from the exons ATGATGTTCTCCAGCAGCCAATTCGACGGCTTCGTGCCTTCCCAGTCAACTCAGACTGCCGATTCCGCTTCTCCTAACCCCTCCAAG AGCTGGGGGACGCAGGGGCTGATCCCTGTCACGGTGAAGCAGTTGAGCGAAGCCCATCAATCTGGGGACGAGAAATCGAACTTCTCCATCGACGGCGTCGACGTGACCAAT GTCACGCTGGTCGGGATGGTGTCTGAGAAAACCGAGAGAGTAACGGACGTGAGCTTCGCTTTGGATGACGGGACTGGACGAGTTGAATGCAGAAGATG GTTGAATGAAAGTTCAGACACCAAGGAAATGGAAGAAATTCA TGATGGTCTATACGTTCGTCTTGTTGGGCACCTAAGAAGTTCTCAGGGGAAAAAGCAACTCGTGGCCTTTGCTGTTAG GCCTGTGACCAACTTTGATGAAGTTACATTCCACTTTATTGATTGCATACACCAGCATTTACAGAAGTGCAGAGTAAAG GGTGATGCGAATGCTCATTCCCAAATGGAAGATTTTTCCACAAGCACTCCAATGAGGAACATATCAAATGGGTCTCAG ATCTCTGGACAATTATCTGTCGATGGACTCAAGGGCTCTGACCAGAAGGTCCTTGAATTTCTACAACAAAACTA TGCACAAGAGAAGGGTGTCCACAGAGATGAAATTGCGCAACAACTGAAAATTCCTGTCAATAAGATcat GGAATCAATCAGGACTCTTGAAGAGGAAGGCTTGATATATTCAACTATCGACGAATATCACTATAAATCAACTACGGATGCTTAA